GAGAAAGTCCCGCACCCGCGCGATTTGATCGGGCTGCACCAGGGTCGGTGCATGGCCCACGCCGGCGAACTCATGCAGCTGAGCGCGCGGGCCGCGCTGGGTCATGGCCTGCGCCGTCTCGGCGCTCAGCAAATCCGACGTCGCGCCGCGCAGCAGCAGCGTCGGGCAGCGCAGGGCGTCGTAGGCATACCAGAGCGCCGCCGAGCCTGCCTGGGCCAGCTCGGGCGTCACGGCATGGAAGGACTGGGCGATCTGCGGGTCGTAGTGCAGCTTGAAGCCTTCGCCCTCGGGCTTGAACATGGGCGCGGACAAGCGCGCCCATTGCTCGGGCGTGTGCGGGCCGAAGCTCTCCGAAATACTCCAGAGGTAGGCCGTGCCCTCTTCCACGCTGGAGAAACGCCGGGGCTGGCCGAGGTAGCTGCCAATGCGCTGCAAGGCATCGAACTGGATGCTCGGCCCCACATCGTTGAGCACCAGGTGGCGCACCGGGCTGCCGGGCAAGGCAGCCAGGCCCATGCCGATCAGGCCGCCCATGGAGGTGCCCACCCAATCGACCTGCTCGACATCGAGCCGGGCCAGCAAGGTCACCATATCGGCAACATAGGCCTGCACCTGGTAGCCGGCCGCCTGGGCCAGCCAGTCCGAACGACCGCGGCCCACCACATCGGGGCAGATGACACGGTAGCGCGCGCTCAGGACCTCGGCCAAGGCATCGAAATCCCGCCCCTGGCGCGACAGGCCGTGCACACAGACCAGCACCGGCGCCTTCTCGCCCGCCGGCAGGGCAGCACGGCAGGGCCACTCCCAATAGGCCATGCGGTGCAGACCGCCCTGCCCCAGGCATTTCACGAAATTCAGTTGTGGTTCGGCCATGATTGAGATCCTTATAAAGTCCATCCTAGCAACCCTCGAAAGGATTCCCGATGCTTCAAGGCAAATGCGCCGTGATTACTGGCTCCACCAGCGGTATTGGTTTGGGCATGGCGCTGGTTCTGGCGCGCCAGGGCGCGAACATCGTGCTGAACGGATTTGGCGACCATGAAGGCCCGCGCACCGAGGTGCTGGCCGCCGACCAGGCCAACGGCATCCGCGTCGGCTACCACGGCGCCGACATGAGCAAGCCGGCCGAGATCGAGGCCATGATGGCCTATGCCGATCAAGAGTTCGGCGGCTGCGACATTTTGGTCAACAACGCGGGCATCCAGCATGTGGCGCCGGTCGAGAGCTTCCCGGTCGAGCGCTGGGACGCCATCATCGCCATCAACCTCAGCTCGGCCTTCCACACCACCCGCCTGGCCCTGCCAGGCATGAAGCGCAAAGGCTGGGGCCGCATCATCAATGTGGCCTCGGTGCACGGCCTGGTGGCCTCGGCGCAGAAATCAGCCTACGTCGCGGCCAAGCATGGCCTGGTGGGCTTCACCAAATCGGTGGCCCTGGAGATCGCCACCAGCGGCGTGACGGCCAATGCCATCTGCCCCGGCTGGGTGCTGACCCCGCTGGTGCAAAAGCAGGTGGACGCCCGCGCGCTGGCGGACGGTGTGGACGGCGAAGAAGCCAAGCGCCGCCTGCTGGCAGAAAAGCAGCCCTCGCTGCAGTTCACCACGCCCGAGCAGCTGGGCGAGCTGGCCGCTTTCTTGTGCTCGAACGCGGCCAGCAATGTGCAAGGCCAGGCCTGGAGTCTGGACGGCGGCTGGACGGCGCAGTAAGCCTCAGGCCCCGGCGCCCGCCCAGCCCGGCGCTCAGCGGTTCACCGCCTCGCGCACCAGCAGCACCGAGCCATTGACCGTGGCGCTGACCGTGGCCTGGCCGGCCTCGGTCGGCAGGGCCATCTCGGCCGAAGCGGCCATGGCCTTGAAGCGCATCTGCGGCGCGGCCATGGGTTGGGCGCCGTTGGCATCGGTGTTGACATTGACCTCGCCGAGCTGGAAGCCGGGGTAGCCAAACTGCTTGGCGTAATCGGCGGCGCGGGTCTTGTACAGCGCAATGGCCTGGGCCACCACGTCCGACTCGACCTTCTCGCGCTGCGCCTTGGACAGGCTGTAGCCCACCCGCGCAATGCTCATGCTGCTGATGCGGCCGGTCAGCTGGGCGATGGCCGCACTGTCGCGGCCTTCCACCACCAGCTCGGCACTGCCCTGCCAGCCATTGATGCCGCCCTTGGGGGTGTAGCGCGGGTAGAGCGAGAAGTTGCCGGTCTGCACCTCGACCAGGCCCGGCTTGGCGATCTTGCGCGCCTCGGCCAGGGCGCTGTCCAGGGCCTGCTTGAGCGCCTGCTGCACGGCGGCGGCATCGCTGCCCTCCTTGCTGGTGCTGAAGACCACGCCCAGCACATCGCGGGTCACCTCGACGCTGGCCGTGGCCGAGAGGTTGAGGCGGTCGCGCGGCAGCTGGTCGCCCGGGGCGGCCTGGGCCCCGGCTTGCAACAGCAAGCCACCCAGGGCGGCGGCGACGATCTTGCGGGTCTTTGAGTTCTTCATGAGACAGGTTCTCCTTGGAAAAGGCTTAGGAAAGCCGGAACAGCTTAGCGGCTGCCACTTAGCTGGTCACAACGCTGGAGCTTGCAAGTTGGATGTCTAAAAAATTGTTAACCAGCTGTAACGCTGGCCGCAGCGCGGCGGCAAAGGCAAAAAACCGGCTGACAATGGCTCTGTTACAAATTCAGAGCTCCCAGGACTTGGCCATGACCAGCACCAGCACCTCCCGGCCCAACCGCATCTTGGTCGTCGACGACGACGCCCGCATCCGCGACCTGCTGCGTCGCTACCTGACGCAAGAAGGCTTTGAAGTCCTGCTGGCCGAAGACAGCCGCTCGCTCAACAAGCACCTGACCCGCGAAACCGTGGACCTGATGGTGCTGGACCTGATGTTGCCCGGCGAAGATGGCCTGACCATCTGCCGTCGCCTGCGTGCCGCCAGCGACAACACCCCCATCATCATGCTGACCGCCAAGGTCGAAGAGGTGGACCGCATCGTCGGCCTCGAAGTCGGCGCCGATGACTACCTGGCCAAGCCCTTCAACCCGCGCGAGCTGCTGGCCCGCATCAATGCCGTGCTGCGCCGCCGCCCGGCGCTGGAAGCCCCCGGCGCGCCCTCGAAGGAGCCGATGACGGTGACCTTCGGCCCCTTCGAGTTCGACCTGGCCCAGCGCCGCCTGGCCCGCGACGGCGAGGTGCTGCCCCTGACCACGGGCGAATTCTCCATGCTCAAGGCCCTGGTGCGCCACCCGCGCCAGCCGCTCTCGCGCGACAAGCTGGCCCAGCTGGCCCGCGGCCGCGATTTCGAGCCCTTCGACCGCAGCCTCGATGTGCAGATCTCGCGCCTGCGCAAGCTGCTGGAAACCGACCCGACCCAGCCGCGCTACATCCAGACTGTCTGGGGTGTGGGTTATGTCTTCGTGCCCGATGAAGCGAACTGATGGCCTGACGCATTGACCGCCCAGCGACCGGACCACATGCCCAAACCAGAGTTCGCTCTGAACCTCTTCTGGCGCACCTTTGCCCTGCTGGCCCTGCTGCTGGCCGGCGGCGTGCTGGCCTGGCAACAGACCTTCAAGGTGCTGGAGGCCGAGCCTCGTGCGCTGCAGGCCGCGCAGCAGCTGGCCGGCCTGGTCAACCTCAGCCGTGTGGCGCTCGAAGGCAGCGATGCCATCAACCGCGTCACCACGCTCAAGTCCCTGGCCCGCAGCAACACCGTGCAGGTGCGCGTGGCCGAGGACAGCGACCACTGGCAGCCCTACGACATCAACACGTTCGCCCGCCGACTGGTGACCGAACTGCGCCAGAACCTGGGCCAGGATACGGTGGTGGCGCGCAGCGTCAACGACGATGAAGGCCTGTGGGTGCGCTTCAGCATCGGCCCCGATGCCTACTGGCTCAAGACCAGCGCGGCGCCGGTCTCGGTGAGCCTCTCGGGCAAGGGCTGGTGGCTGGTGATTGCCTTGATAGCCAGCGTGCTCGGCTCGGCGGCCATCACCCGCTTGATCAATCAGCCCCTGCGCGCGCTCAGCGAGGCGGCCCACCGCATCCGCGAGGGCGAGTACGACTCGCGCCTGGACGAAACCACCCGCACCAGCGAGATCCGCGATGTCAACACCGGCTTCAACCGCATGGCGCGCGAGCTGGCCAAGGTCGAGGAAGACCGGGCGGTGATGCTGGCCGGCATCTCGCACGACCTGCGCACGCCCCTGGCCCGCCTGCGCCTGGAGGCCGAGATGAGCGTGCCCGATGAGCAGGCACGCCAATTCATGGCCCAGGACATCGACCAGCTCGACGCCATCATTCACAAGTTCATGGACTACGCCCGCCCCAACGAGCTGCGGCGCGAGCCCCTGGAGCTGGCCGCGGTGGTGGAGCGCGAGGCCCAGGCCTTCCGCTGGCCCGACCAGATCCGCATCGCCGTAGCCCTGCCCTCGGGCACCAAGGTCTGGGCCGACGAAACCGAGCTGGCGCGCGTGCTGCTCAATCTGTTCGAGAACGCACGCCGCTACGGCCACGCGCCCGATGTGCCAGCCCTGGTGGAAGTGACCTGCACACAGAACGGCCCCTGGGTCACCCTGCAGGTGCGTGACCACGGCCCCGGTGTACCGGCCGACATGCTGGCCCGGCTGACCACGCCTTTCTTCCGCGGCGACGCGGCGCGCACGGCGGCCAACGGCGCCGGCCTGGGCCTGGCCATCGTCGAAAAATCAGTGCTGCGCCTGGGCGGGCAGCTGCGCATCGGCAATGCCGTGGACGGCGGGCTGCAGACCCTGATTCGCCTGCAGCGCGCGAACTAAAACCCCGTCAAGCCAAGGCCGCCAGCAGGCAGACCGCCCGCGTCTCGATCGCCTTGCCCTCACCCACCGGGCCCATTTTCTCGGCCGTCTTGGCCTTCACATTGACGCGCGCCAGCTCGACGCCCAGCACCTCGGCCAGGCGGCTGCGCATGGCCAGGATGTGCGGCGACATCTTGGGCGCTTGCGCGACGATGGTGCTGTCCAGGTTGACGATCTGCCAGCCGGCAGCGCGCACCTGGCGGTAGGCCTCGGCCAGCAGCACCATGGAGTCGGCGCCCTTGAACTCGGCCGCGGTGTCGGGGAAGAGCTTGCCGATATCGCCCAGGGCGGCCGCGCCCAGCAAGGCGTCGGTGATGGCATGGGCCAGGGCATCGGCATCCGAGTGGCCCAGCAGGCCATGGCTGTGTGGGATGGTCACGCCGCCCAGCACCAGGGGCCGGCCTTCGACCAGGGCATGGGTGTCCCAGCCTTCACCGATGCGCAGCGGCGGCAGCAAAGAGGCGGAGGACGATGTGGCGGCAGCATTCAGGGACATGACGAGTGGGCGCAAGGCCGGCAAAGAGTTCCAATGCGGGGGAGCTTAGCGCATCACTTCCGCCATGCTGCCCTCGGCCCGCCGCGGATTCGGCTGGCGCCGCGTCTGAACGCGCTATCGTTCGCCCCGGCGCCACCTGACTGATTCATCCCTCTCGAACACCCATGCCTTTGCTGCCTCGCTTGTTCTGTCTGACCCTGGCATTGGGTCTCGCTCTAGGCTGTACCGGCAGCCCGGCGCAGACCGTGCTGCCAGGCGACCCTCCGATCGCGCCCATTCGCGCCGATGGGCAGCGCGCCAAGATTGGTCTGGTGCTGTCGGGTGGCGGGGTGCGCGGCCTGGCCCATATCGGTGTGCTCAAGGTGCTGCGCGAACGCAAGATCCCGGTGGATCTGGTCGTTGGCACCAGCATGGGCGCGGTGGTGGGCGGCGCCTATGCCTCGGGCCGCAGCATCGAGGAGATGGAAGCCTTTGTGCAACACACCGACTGGCCCAGCGTGCTGGCCGACCGCCCGCCGCGCCAGAACCTCAGCTTCCGGCGCCGGGAGGAAGATCAGACCATCCCCTCGCGCCTGGAACTGGGTGTGGATCCACGCGGCGGGCGCACCACCTTGCCACCCTCGGCCGCGGGCAATAGCGCGTTGGAGGCTGCGCTGGAAAGCCTGGTGCGCGGCGAACAGGCCGAGACGCCGATCAGCCAGCTGCGCCTGCCCTTCCGCGCCCTGGCCACCGATTTGCTCAATGGCGATCTGGTCGAGATGGTGGACACGCCGCTGTTCCTGGCCATGCGCGCCTCCATGGCCGTGCCGGGCGTGTTCTCACCGGTGCGTGTGAACGGCCGCGCGGTGGTGGACGGCGGCCTGGTGCGCAATCTCGGCGTCGATGTGGCGCGCAAGATGGGGGCGGACATCATCATTGCGGTCAATGTGGGCTCACCACTGCTGGAAGAGCGCGAGATCACCAGCGCGGTCGGCGTGGCCAACCAGATGCTGCAGATCCTGACCAATCAGAATGTGGCCCAGTCGCTGCGCGAGTTGCGCAGCGTCGATGTCTTGATCGACCCCGATCTGGGCAATATCAGCTTCATGGACTTCAGCCGTTTCGAAGAGGCCATGAGATCGGGCGAACGCGCTGCCCAGGCCGCGCTCGAACGATTGACTCCACTGGCGGTGGACGACGAGCACTTCGCCCGCTTCGAGCAAGGTCGGCTGCGCGAGCCCGCCCCGCTGAGCCAGCAGGCCCTGCCCCTGGCCAGCCTGAAGATCGAAGGCACCCAACGCAGCAACCCCAAGGCCTTGCGCGAAGAACTGGGGCTGCATGTGGGCAAGCCCGCCAGCCCTGAGGACATCAAGCGCGCCACGGCGGCCTTGTACGGCCTCGGCGACTTCGAGCGCATCGACGCGCAAGTCAGCGATGTCGAAGGACAGCGTCACCTGACCCTGCATGTGCAGGAGGCCGAGTGGGCGCACAACCGCCTGCGCTTCGGCCTCAGCCTGAAAAGCAATTTCGGCGACACCAACGGCTTCACGATCAGCGCCATGCATGTCAGCACCTGGCTGAACCGCTGGGGGGCCGAGCTGCGCAGCTCGGCCAGCCTGGGTGAGAACCGCGGGCTGAGCTTTGATCTGATCCAACCCCTGGGAGCCGGTTCGCCCTGGTACCTCAACCTGGTCAGCAACACCGAGAGCACGAACACCGATTTGCATGATGCCTTCGGTCGGCGCAGCATGCGGCTGAGCGTGGGCCAGGCCGGCACCGAGCTGGCGATCGGTCGCCGCTTGTCCAACTGGGGTGATGTGCGCCTGGGTGCGGTCCGGGCCTCGGGTTCGGTGCGCGCCGTGATTCCTGAGCCCGCAGAGAACCCCAATCTGAAGTACCGGGTCAGGGGCGCTTTTGCCGAGTTGCGCACCGACACCCTGGATTCCCTGGCCTTCCCCAGCCGCGGGCACATGGTTTCGCTGCGCTTGCAATACGCGTCCACCACGCACGGCACGGACGCCTTGAACGCCGGCGCCATGGGCCTGGCCGCCTTCCGTGCCGGCCGCTGGGCCGGCCATGTCTACACCGAATGGCAGCACGCAGCCCTGGGCAGCGCGGGGGGCAGCCTGGGCGGTTTCTTGCGCCTTTCCGGCACCAATGAAAACTCACTGGAAGGCCGCACGCTGGGCTTCGGCCGCCTGGTGATGGCACGCCGCATCGGCGAGATGCCCATCGGTTTGGGCGGCGCCATCCGCGCCGGCATGTCGCTGGAATTGGGCGGCATCATCCGCGACCGAGAGCTGTTCGACCGCAGTCAGCTGAAACTGGCCGGCAGCACCTTCCTGGCTTTTGACACACGCTTCGGTCCCTTCTACCTGGCGCTGGGCGGCACCTACAAGGGCCAGGGCACCGCCTACCTCTTCCTCGGCCCGACCTGGTAGGCGTGGCGCCGGAGCGCCCCGCCCCGCCTCGCGGATGGCTCAGCTCGCCTTCTTGACGCGGCGCATGGCCGTGAACTGCTCGAACTCCCAGGAACGCAGGCCCAGCAGCAGGGTGAAGCCATCTCGCTCGCTGGGCTGCAGGCGCTGGTCGTCCTGGTGCAAACGCGCCAGTTCAGCGGCCAGCTGGCGGATTTTCTGCACCAGCTCCTGCGCGCTCGGGTTGGACAGACGGCCATGCACGCAGAGCAAGGCCTCGCCGTCACCATCAAAACGGCCCGCGAAATAGTCGTTGACGACGTATTTACGGAAGAAGTTCTGCACCGGGCCATCGGGCAGCCAGTGGAAGGCGATGGACACGCGCATGCGGTAGCGGTTCAGCGGCTTGAGCTCGATCAGCTCCAGGCGGTCGAGCTTGACCAGGTAGCGGATGCACTCGGTCTCGCTGATGTCATAGGTCTCGATGATCTGCTCCAGGGTCCAGTGACCCAGGCAGCAGATCGCCACCAGCAGCAGCTTGGGGTCGCTGACCAGGGAGCGTTCCTGCGCCAGCGTCAGCGTGTCGGCATGCGGCGTGGCGTCCGCCGCCTGACGCAGGACATCCTCCATGGCCACACCGACGGCCTTGCAGATCTGGGCCAGGCGAGACAAGCTCATATCGCCTTGCGAGAACATGCGCTTCATGCTGGACTCGCTCATCTCCAGGCGCTGGCCCAGCTGCTTGTAGGTGATGCCGGCGGCGCGCATCTCGCTGCGCAGGACCTGGATCAGGACTTCGGGGCTGCTCATGGTGACTCTCTCCTCTCGCTAGGCTCAAATTGGTAGCGCATCGTAATACCGAATTACAAGAATTAACAAGTAAAGTTCAGTTTTACGAATCCTCAGGATGAACTGCAGCTGGGCGCGATGAACTGCAGCTTCGCACCGGAGCCCGCTCGGACGAGCTCAGCGGCTGCGCAGCAGGCGCTCGGCCAAGGCGAAATCCGCCGGCCAGGTGACCTTGAAATTCTCCATCGGCGACTCGACCAGCAGCGGCGCGTGACCGAGTGCCTCGACGGCACTGGCCTCGTCGGTGACCGAATCGCCGGCCATCATCAGCGCCGGCTTGAGCATGCCAAGGCGAAACATCTGCGGCGTCTGGGCGGCCCATTTGTGGCGCCGGTCCACGGTGGCGGCCACGCGGCCAGCTTCGGCCTGCTTGAGCGTGTCGGCCAGGGGCAAGGCCAGCAGGCCGCCCACCTCATCCTCGGCACAGGCCTCGATCAGGCGCAGCACCCACTCGGGCCGGATCAGGCAGCGCGCCGCGTCGTGCACCAGCACCCAGTCGTGCGGCTGGGCGCCGCGCGCCATCAGCTCGGTCAGGCCGGCGCTGACGGTCTCGGCCCGGCTGGCACCGCCGACCCGGGCCACCCAGGCGCGTTCGCCCTGGAACTCGGGCATGGCCGCCTCGAACAGATCGTCCTCTGGCGAGAGCACCACCAGGGTCGCCTCCAGCGCCGCCACCTGCGACAAAGCGTCCAAGGTGTGGGCCATCATGGGCCGCCCGGCCAGCGTCACGTACTGCTTGGGCCCGGTCGCGCCGGAGCGAGCGCCGATGCCAGCGGCCGGCACCAGGGCGAAGCAGCGCGGCTGCAGCCCGATGGGGAAATGTGTCATGGCGCGGATTCTAGGACCGTGGATGGAGGCGTCTCTGAGGCCCCGCCGCCGTTCCAGCCCTGTCCGATGCGGTTCGATCTTGTCCGCTCCTGTCCGGCATCGGTGTCCGCCGCAGTGTCCGCGGACACTGCGGCACCGCCCCCTGAAGGCCGCCAAGGCCCATACCACCGGGCTTGGCGCCATCTCGAAGAGCTGGCATGCGGCTTGCAATGATTCAGGCAAAGCCCCTCCAAGGAGACCCTGACACCATGATTCGAGACACCTCTGCCCAGGACCAGGTCTTGAGCCCCCGTCGACGCAGACTGCCACCCCGCTGGCTGCTGGCCACGGTCGGCCTGGCCGCCTTGCTGGCCCTGTCCTACACCGTGCCCAAGCTGCGCGATCAAGTCGGCGGCCAAGGCGCCTCTTCGGTCAAGCTCTCGCGCCTGAGCCTCTCGACCGCAGAAATCGGTCCGCTGACGCGTGAAGTCAGCGGCGAGGGCAAGGTGGTGGCCGCGATCAGCCCCACGCTCTATGCCGGCAATGCCGGTACGGTCAGCCTGACGGTGCAAGCGGGCGACCCCGTTCAACGCGGCCAGATCCTGGCCCGCATCCACAGCCCCGAGTTGGCCACCCGCCTGGCCCAGGAGCGTTCGAACGCCGATGCCTTGAAGAGCGAATGGCTGAGGGCCGAGGCCGACGCCCGCCAGCAGCGCGCTCAAAGCCAAAGCAATCTCGAGACTGCCACCATCGCCCAGCAAAGCGCGCGCAACGAGCTCAAGCGCCAGACGCAAGCCTTCGAGGCCGGCGCCACCGCCCGCGCGCAGGTCGACCAGGCGCAAGACGCCCTGGCCCGCGCCGAAGTCGCCCTGCGCCAAGCGCGCGGCCTGCTGGACCTGAAGGACGAAGCCAGCAAGTTCGAGCTGCAGGCCAAACGCCAGGCCTTCGAGCGCCAGCAGCTGAATGTGCAGGACCTGAGTCGCCAGGTCGATGAGCTGGCGGTGCGCTCGCCCGTGGACGGTCAAGTCGGCCAGCTTTTCGTCACCGAGCGGGCCAGCGTCGCCAAGGACGGTCGGCTGCTCTCGGTCGTGGACCTGAGTGCGCTGGAGGTGCAGATGCAGGTGGCCGAGAGCTTTGCCCGCGAACTGCAGGCCGGCATGCCCGGCACCATCCAGGGCAATGGCCAGCAGTGGAAGGGCGTGGTCAGCTCGATCTCGCCCGAGGTGGTCAACAACGAAGTGGCCGCACGGCTGCGCTTCCAGGGCCAAAGGCCCGAGCAGCTGCGCCAGAACCAGCGCCTCTCGGTGCGCGTGCAGCTGGACCACCGCGACCGCGTGCTCACCGTCGCCCGCGGCAGCTTTGTCGACGAAGGCGGCGGCCGCTTTGTCTACGTGCTGAAGGACGGCCAGGTGCAACGCCGCGCCATCCGCCTGGGCGCCCAGGGCCTCGCCCGCGTCGAAGTGCTGGAAGGCCTGCAGCCCGGAGAGCAGATCGTCAGCAACGGCGGCGAGCTGTTCCAGGGCAAGGAGCGAGGGATGGTGAGTGAGTAGCTGAGTTCTTGGGTGAACAGGTGAACGGGTGAACAAGTGAATCACTCCCCTGCCACCACCCACTCACCCATTCACACATTCACCCATTCACCCATTCACCTGTTCACCTGTTCACCTGTTCACCTGTTCACCCGTTCACTCGCTCTCCCCACACCCATTCACACCCAACCGGTACCCACCCATGCTCCACATGCAATCCCTCGCCAAGGTCTACCGCACCGAGATGGTCGAGACCTATGCCCTGCGCAACTTCAACCTTGAGGTCAAGGCCGGCGAGTTTGTCGCCGTGACCGGGCCCTCGGGCTCGGGCAAGACCACCTTTCTGACCATCGCCGGCCTGCTGGAAGCCTTCAGCGGCGGCCGCTACGAGCTGGACGGCGTGGACGTCAGCGCCATGGACGACGACGCCCGCTCGCGCATCCGCAACCAGAAGATCGGCTTCATCTTCCAGGCCTTCAATCTGATCCCCGATCTGAACGTGCTCGACAACATCGAGGTACCGCTGCGCTACCGCGGCATGGGCGCGGCCGAGCGCAAGAAGCGCGCCACCGAAGCCCTGGCCCGCGTGGGCCTGTCGGCACGCGCCAAGCATTACCCGGCCGAGCTGTCCGGCGGCCAGCAACAGCGCGTGGCCATCGCCCGCGCCCTGGCGGGCGAGCCCAAGCTCTTGCTCGCCGACGAGCCCACCGGCAACCTCGACAGCAGCATGGCGCGCAGCGTGATGGACCTGCTGGAAGAGCTGCACCGCGACGGCGCCACCATCGTCATGGTCACGCACGATATGCAGCTGGCCGCGCGCGCGCAGCGCAACGTCCATGTGATCGACGGTCAGGTGGTCGACCTGGCGGCCGAGCTGCGCATGGATCCGGCCTTGCTGCAAGGTCAGAGCCAGGCCGTCCAGATGCCATGAGCACCACGATGAATCTGACCCATTTCAGCTGGCGCCAGCTGGCCGCAGCAGCTCTGCTGAGCCTGGCTGCCGCCGCTGCGGCGCAGGCGCAATCGAGCCAGGATCTGCTCCAGGTCTACGCCCAGGCCCGCACCGCCGACCCGCGCCTGGCCCAGGCCCAGGCCTTGCGCGGCGTACAGCAGGAAAGCGCGGCCCAGGCCCGCGCTGCCCTGCTGCCGCAGTGGAACCTGGAGCTGGCCGCCAGCCGCCAGCCCGGCGGCGCCCACCAGCAGCAGCTGAGCAGCCGCATCAGCCAGGCGCTGTTCGACCTCAGCCGTCTGCGCGAATGGGATGCCGAGAGCCGCCTGCTTTCAGCTGAAGACGCGCAGCTGCAGGCGGCCGAACAAGCCCTCTGCGCTCGCGTGGCCAGCGCCTATTTCGGCGTGCTTTCGGCCCAAGC
This region of Paucibacter aquatile genomic DNA includes:
- a CDS encoding efflux RND transporter periplasmic adaptor subunit; its protein translation is MIRDTSAQDQVLSPRRRRLPPRWLLATVGLAALLALSYTVPKLRDQVGGQGASSVKLSRLSLSTAEIGPLTREVSGEGKVVAAISPTLYAGNAGTVSLTVQAGDPVQRGQILARIHSPELATRLAQERSNADALKSEWLRAEADARQQRAQSQSNLETATIAQQSARNELKRQTQAFEAGATARAQVDQAQDALARAEVALRQARGLLDLKDEASKFELQAKRQAFERQQLNVQDLSRQVDELAVRSPVDGQVGQLFVTERASVAKDGRLLSVVDLSALEVQMQVAESFARELQAGMPGTIQGNGQQWKGVVSSISPEVVNNEVAARLRFQGQRPEQLRQNQRLSVRVQLDHRDRVLTVARGSFVDEGGGRFVYVLKDGQVQRRAIRLGAQGLARVEVLEGLQPGEQIVSNGGELFQGKERGMVSE
- a CDS encoding ABC transporter ATP-binding protein produces the protein MLHMQSLAKVYRTEMVETYALRNFNLEVKAGEFVAVTGPSGSGKTTFLTIAGLLEAFSGGRYELDGVDVSAMDDDARSRIRNQKIGFIFQAFNLIPDLNVLDNIEVPLRYRGMGAAERKKRATEALARVGLSARAKHYPAELSGGQQQRVAIARALAGEPKLLLADEPTGNLDSSMARSVMDLLEELHRDGATIVMVTHDMQLAARAQRNVHVIDGQVVDLAAELRMDPALLQGQSQAVQMP